The following are from one region of the Corylus avellana chromosome ca1, CavTom2PMs-1.0 genome:
- the LOC132168176 gene encoding uncharacterized protein LOC132168176 isoform X1: MSLIILSHVSYILLGSYYKMNRRKKDFGIGDNESEFYDGKMKKNEQSMSSASITSSVKEDMEPVQCRCGLRSPIITSTTIKNPGRRFYGCAMYDRKKKAGQCPFFQWYDKETCARGREVLPALYKQVHSLKCEVSLLRGKLKIQTYLLVFLLVICVLLICLRLMGH; this comes from the exons atgagcttgattattctctcacatgtcagttatatattgttaggttcatattataagatgaacaggaggaagaaagatttcGGGATAGGAGACAATGAAAGCGAATTCTACgatgggaagatgaaaaag AATGAGCAGTCAATGTCGTCGGCATCTATAACATCATCGGTGAAAGAGGATATGGAACCTGTGCAGTGTAGGTGCGGACTTAGAAgcccaattataacatccactactataaaaaatcctgggaggcgattctatgggtgtgctatgtatgaccgtaaaaag AAAGCTGGCCAATGTCCTTTTTTCCAATGGTATGACAAAGAAACCTGTGCTCGCGGAAGGGAGGTCCTACCTGCGCTGTATAAACAAGTTCATTCCCTGAAATGTGAAGTGTCATTACTTAGGGGCAAACTAAAGATCCAAacatatttgttggtttttttgttggtgatttgtgtactgttgatttgtctaaggttgatggggcattga
- the LOC132168176 gene encoding uncharacterized protein LOC132168176 isoform X2 yields the protein MNRRKKDFGIGDNESEFYDGKMKKNEQSMSSASITSSVKEDMEPVQCRCGLRSPIITSTTIKNPGRRFYGCAMYDRKKKAGQCPFFQWYDKETCARGREVLPALYKQVHSLKCEVSLLRGKLKIQTYLLVFLLVICVLLICLRLMGH from the exons atgaacaggaggaagaaagatttcGGGATAGGAGACAATGAAAGCGAATTCTACgatgggaagatgaaaaag AATGAGCAGTCAATGTCGTCGGCATCTATAACATCATCGGTGAAAGAGGATATGGAACCTGTGCAGTGTAGGTGCGGACTTAGAAgcccaattataacatccactactataaaaaatcctgggaggcgattctatgggtgtgctatgtatgaccgtaaaaag AAAGCTGGCCAATGTCCTTTTTTCCAATGGTATGACAAAGAAACCTGTGCTCGCGGAAGGGAGGTCCTACCTGCGCTGTATAAACAAGTTCATTCCCTGAAATGTGAAGTGTCATTACTTAGGGGCAAACTAAAGATCCAAacatatttgttggtttttttgttggtgatttgtgtactgttgatttgtctaaggttgatggggcattga